The following coding sequences are from one Novipirellula caenicola window:
- a CDS encoding transglutaminase family protein, with protein sequence MTFWPHRFRCFRQVCHAVLVWSLVGVAGMMVSADEPDAAVDNAANDQATNDQAAHDQPAVATTEQLIAEVRPSLVTIRVQGRDGDPLGIGTGFVIDGGGLIATNMHVIGEGRPFTVETSGGRKLPVLSIEASDSANDLAIVRVDVGKEHLSALTLSEAELPPQGKRVLAFGNPLGLQDSVVEGMVSAVREISGREMIQLAMPVQPGNSGGPVVDTQGNVLGIVNMKSAVDDNLGFAIPIDDLKPLREKTNPITMDRWVRLSGLDESEWEIVLGGSWQQRGGVISASGTGKGFGGRSLCLSTAAVGDPPYDISVWVRLDDESGAAGIAFHSDGGDRHYGFYPSNGKMRLTCFLGPSVYSWQVLSDVRSKHYLAEQWNHLRVRVEEGRMKCYVNEHLVVESTDTQLTKGRVGIVKFRDTKPEFRRFSVGPDLASPPLSTTVTDWIASLGKEDNHAGDVDQAYVDTLAASGDVVSRELRRRAVELDEEAKQMKHLASDVLRAPLLAQLGELFAKQPDAADHSASRLVRGALLISAIENPQVDVAAYEAKLDKMASEIAEGFTAEDDERQKRQILDQYLFRENGFHGGRAEYYHPANSFLDRVIDDREGLPITLAILYIDLGRRLGLHMEGIGLPGHFVVRQRMESGETELIDVFDGGTPLSDEAADELVRQFAGRAIAPSDLQSQSDLDILTRVLNNLIGIATRDQDLDAMLRRTDMFVTLHPDENRYRFMRAQLRAISGRTARAREDLDELLRREPNGINGLPIRELKASLQPDREDN encoded by the coding sequence CCGACGAACCCGATGCAGCAGTGGATAACGCAGCGAATGATCAGGCGACGAATGATCAGGCGGCCCATGATCAGCCAGCGGTTGCGACGACCGAGCAATTGATCGCAGAGGTTCGTCCGTCGCTGGTGACGATTCGAGTGCAAGGACGTGATGGAGATCCGCTTGGGATTGGCACGGGGTTTGTCATCGATGGCGGCGGTTTGATCGCGACCAACATGCACGTTATCGGCGAAGGGCGTCCGTTTACGGTCGAGACTTCGGGGGGACGTAAGTTGCCGGTCCTTTCGATCGAGGCGTCGGATTCGGCGAATGACTTGGCGATCGTTCGCGTCGATGTGGGGAAAGAGCATTTGTCGGCACTGACGCTGTCCGAAGCGGAGCTACCACCCCAGGGCAAGCGAGTGTTGGCGTTTGGTAATCCGTTGGGGCTGCAAGACAGTGTGGTCGAAGGGATGGTTTCGGCGGTACGCGAAATCAGTGGTCGCGAAATGATTCAACTCGCGATGCCCGTGCAGCCGGGCAACAGCGGAGGTCCGGTCGTGGACACCCAAGGCAACGTGCTCGGCATCGTCAACATGAAGTCCGCCGTCGACGACAATCTCGGTTTTGCCATTCCGATCGATGATTTGAAGCCACTGCGTGAGAAAACAAATCCGATCACGATGGATCGCTGGGTGCGACTGAGTGGGCTAGATGAAAGCGAATGGGAAATCGTGTTGGGCGGATCGTGGCAGCAACGCGGAGGCGTGATCTCGGCAAGCGGCACCGGCAAAGGATTTGGCGGTCGGTCATTGTGTTTGTCCACTGCGGCGGTCGGCGACCCACCGTATGACATCTCGGTGTGGGTGCGACTTGACGATGAATCGGGCGCAGCGGGGATTGCATTTCATAGTGACGGCGGCGATCGACATTACGGTTTTTATCCAAGCAATGGCAAAATGCGGTTGACCTGTTTCTTAGGTCCTTCGGTCTATTCGTGGCAAGTGCTTAGCGACGTGCGAAGCAAGCACTACTTGGCTGAGCAATGGAATCATTTGCGAGTGCGAGTCGAAGAGGGACGGATGAAGTGTTATGTCAATGAACATTTGGTGGTCGAATCGACGGATACGCAATTGACAAAGGGGCGTGTCGGGATCGTCAAATTCCGCGATACCAAGCCCGAGTTTCGCCGGTTTAGCGTCGGTCCCGATCTGGCTTCGCCGCCGCTCAGCACGACGGTGACCGATTGGATCGCGAGCCTGGGCAAGGAGGACAACCATGCGGGCGACGTCGATCAAGCCTATGTCGACACGCTAGCTGCCAGCGGTGATGTCGTCTCGAGAGAACTGAGACGTCGAGCGGTGGAACTAGATGAAGAGGCGAAGCAGATGAAGCATCTGGCAAGCGATGTGCTGCGTGCGCCTTTGTTGGCTCAGCTTGGCGAGTTGTTCGCGAAGCAGCCGGATGCCGCCGACCATTCGGCAAGTCGACTTGTCAGAGGCGCATTACTGATCTCGGCGATCGAGAACCCGCAGGTCGATGTGGCAGCCTACGAAGCCAAGCTGGACAAAATGGCGAGTGAGATTGCCGAAGGTTTCACGGCCGAGGATGACGAGCGTCAGAAACGCCAAATCCTTGACCAGTATCTGTTTCGCGAGAATGGCTTTCACGGCGGTCGTGCCGAGTATTATCATCCCGCCAACAGTTTCTTGGATCGCGTGATCGATGATCGCGAAGGGTTACCGATCACGTTGGCAATTTTGTACATCGATCTTGGCCGTCGGCTTGGTTTGCACATGGAAGGGATCGGATTGCCGGGGCACTTTGTCGTGAGACAGCGGATGGAGTCGGGGGAAACAGAATTAATTGATGTGTTTGATGGGGGCACGCCGTTAAGCGACGAAGCGGCCGACGAGTTGGTTCGGCAGTTCGCTGGTCGAGCGATTGCCCCGTCGGATCTTCAATCCCAAAGCGACCTCGATATTCTGACTCGTGTGCTCAATAATCTGATTGGCATCGCGACTCGTGATCAGGACCTCGATGCGATGTTGCGGCGAACGGATATGTTTGTGACGCTGCATCCCGACGAGAATCGATATCGTTTCATGCGAGCTCAACTGCGGGCCATCTCCGGCCGAACCGCAAGAGCACGGGAGGATCTTGACGAACTGCTTCGCCGTGAGCCTAATGGGATCAATGGACTTCCGATTCGCGAACTGAAAGCATCGCTGCAACCCGATCGTGAAGATAACTGA